In Gossypium arboreum isolate Shixiya-1 chromosome 5, ASM2569848v2, whole genome shotgun sequence, a single genomic region encodes these proteins:
- the LOC108487944 gene encoding transcription factor MYB80 has protein sequence MGRIPCCEKDNVKRGQWTPEEDNKLSSYIAQHGTRNWRLIPKNAGLQRCGKSCRLRWTNYLRPDLKHGQFSDAEEQTIVKLHSVVGNRWSLIAAQLPGRTDNDVKNHWNTKLKKKLSGMGIDPVTHKPFSHLMAEIATTLAPPQVAHLAEAALGCFKDEMLHLLTKKRIDFQLQQSNPGQGNNTTVPYSKQDEKDDTVEKIKLNLSRAIQEPDMLPLNKPWESTSTRATSANFEGGCGVFPTSVTGYHHYGPSSFANEGGGSGSPWSQSMCTGSTCTAGEQVRSHEKLKDENGEEFQGGKEIKNATSIFNTDCVLWDIPSDDLINPIYREAFNNKE, from the exons atgggtCGGATTCCATGTTGTGAGAAAGACAATGTTAAAAGAGGACAGTGGACACCCGAGGAAGACAACAAGCTCTCTTCTTACATTGCCCAACATGGCACCCGCAATTGGCGTCTCATCCCCAAGAATGCCG GTCTCCAAAGATGTGGGAAAAGCTGCCGATTGCGATGGACTAATTACCTTCGGCCGGACCTTAAACATGGCCAGTTCTCCGATGCTGAGGAGCAAACTATTGTGAAGCTCCATTCTGTTGTTGGCAACCG CTGGTCCTTGATTGCAGCACAGTTACCTGGTCGGACAGACAATGATGTTAAAAATCATTGGAACACCAAGCTGAAGAAGAAGCTTTCAGGCATGGGTATTGATCCTGTGACACACAAGCCTTTCTCTCACCTCATGGCTGAGATAGCCACTACATTGGCACCACCACAGGTGGCTCATTTAGCTGAAGCGGCACTAGGGTGTTTCAAGGATGAAATGCTCCACCTGCTAACTAAGAAACGTATAGATTTCCAGCTTCAACAATCAAATCCGGGACAAGGGAATAATACCACAGTTCCTTACAGCAAACAAGATGAGAAAGATGATACAGTTGAGAAGATCAAACTGAATTTATCAAGGGCTATACAAGAACCAGACATGCTCCCCTTGAATAAACCATGGGAGTCTACTAGTACAAGAGCAACATCGGCTAATTTTGAAGGGGGTTGTGGTGTTTTCCCTACATCTGTGACGGGATATCATCATTATGGCCCATCATCTTTTGCCAATGAAGGGGGCGGTTCCGGCTCACCATGGAGCCAGAGTATGTGTACGGGAAGCACATGTACCGCAGGGGAACAAGTGAGGTCACATGAGAAATTAAAGGATGAAAATGGTGAAGAATTTCAAGGTGGGAAAGAAATTAAGAATGCAACAAGCATATTCAATAC